The genomic region TGAACGGCACGCGACGCTTGACCCGCGAGGAATTAGACAAGGTGGTGCCGCTCGTGGTGGAGCGGCTCACGGGGTTGTTTGGCTAGTCACGGGTGGTGACGAGGCAGAAAGGGGGCATAAGCGATGAAAAAGGTGGATCGATCCAACCCCAATCCCAATGCGCCGGGCCTTAGCTGTGGTGGAGCAGCGGGATGCCCGGATCCAGTTCGGCTTTGCCAAGGGCCTCTACACCCTAGAGGAAGCCACCACGCAACGGACCCAGGCGGTAAAAGAGCGTCAAGCCCTGGAAACGGCCTATACAAAGGTCCAGGGGCAGTTAGCCCATGCCGAGGCCGATACCACCGATGTGGATAGGGTGGTGCAGGCTCTGGAACACCTGTGGGATGTGTATAGCCACCTCCCCTTTGAGGGCAAGCGGGAACTCCTTCGCGGAGTAATTGCCGGGGTGGCACTCGAAAGCCAACAGCGGGGCGTCTTGACCGTCCAGCACATGGATGGTGGCCTGATCAGCGACCACGGGAAGGGCAAGCGGGTTTTGGCAATAGGAGCGAAAGGGTTGTGATCGGCGTTCACAACCCTCCGACGACGAAGGATAGCCGTAGGCCAGCCCGTCCCACTTGACACGGAAACGGATTTTTCCGAACGTCCATCGGCACGCTAACTGCATGGCTACAAAGAGAATTCAAACAGGACTTCTGATCCATGTATAGGCAGGGGTGATGGTTTATAGCCCCGGACTTACACGCAGAAGGAAGCTGGAAATATGCCGATGCCCATATGGGGTGGGGAACGATGAGCACAGGGCTCCATAGCTATCTAGATCGGCTCAACACCCAGATCCTGGACGAGATGTGGGAGGTTGAACCTTCGCAGCTCAGCAAGGTCCGCCGGTTTCTGTATCCACAGCTCAGGCTTTTGTACATCGTGGCCAACGGGTTTGTTGAGAATAATGTACCGCGCCAGGCAGCCGCGCTGACGTTCACCATGTTGCTTTCCATCGCCCCGTTCCTCGCCGTAACCTTCTCGCTCCTCAGGGCTTTCGGCGTACCTAATCGGCTGCAGCCGTTCCTGGTCGAGTTGCTGGCTCCCCTCGGTCCAAGTGCTAACGAGATCACCACTCGCCTGATCGGATTTGTGAATAACGTGGACGTGGGATCCCTAGGAGCGGTAGGCCTGATCGCCCTATTTGTTACGGTCGTGTCCCTGATGGGAAGTATCGAGCAGGCCTTTAATCAGGTCTGGGAAGTGAAAACGCCACGAGGGCTGGCCCGGAAGTTCACCGATTACCTGAGCGTGCTCCTGGTCGGTCCCGTTTTGGTGTTCTCGGCCATTGCGATCTTCGCTTCGGTTCAGAGCTCCGCGCTGGTGCAAGGTCTCATGGACATTGAGCCCTTTGGTACGATGATTCTGACCAGCCTCCGGCTGGTGCCGTATTTTATGCTCTGGGGAGCCCTCACCTTCCTCTACGTTTTCATGCCCAACACGAACGTGCAGATGGGGTCGGCTCTGATCGGCGGCCTGGTGGGGGCCATTCTCTGGGTCACCGCGGGATTGGTATTTGCCACGTTTGTGGCTTCTTCCACCAGATACTACGCTATCTACTCGAGCTTTGCCATCCTGTTCCTGTTACTCCTCTGGTTCTATGTAGGGTGGGTGATTGTGCTGTTAGGAGCGCAGGTGGCCTTTGCCAGTCAGCACTTGGACACCTATCAGGAAGGACGAAAGGCCTCGATGACCAGCGTGGCGGACCGGGAACGGCTGGTTTTACACTTCATGACACTGATCGGACACAATTTCTACTATGGGATGGAACCCTGGACCGCTCCAGCGTTGGCCCGGCGGTTTAACGCACCCAGGCAGCTGATCACCGAGCTGTTGCATACTCTCACCCAGGAGCAGTTGCTCGTTGCGGCATCGGACGGACAGGGATATGTCCCAGCCCGTGATCTCGAGCGAATCGGCCTCAAGGAGATTCTGGATTCGTTGCGGACGGCCGGGGGACCAGAAGAATTGCCGAATCGAGAGGGCAATAAGGATATGGTCGATGATGTGACCGAACAGGTAGATCGGGCGGTCGCTACCACCCTGGCCGGTAAGAGCCTCAAGAGTCTCGTCTTAAGCCAGCCCCCACCAAATCCCACCTCGGAATGAGGTTACATTCGCCGTAAGAATTTCCTTGACAAGTGAGTGACGGAAAGGGTAGTATCCGCCTACCCCAAGAGGTTCACAGAAGTCGCGGGCTCTAAGGGTCGTAAACCTGTTCGGGACCGGAAAAGGGGCTGTTAGCCGAACGGCGGCAGAACTGGATCCGGAATCAGATAGGGACGAAGGCCAGTGGGGACCGGGAAATAGGTGGATCACTTGGGGTACTTGTTTATTACCCAGAAAAGGGCAGAGGCCATGGTAGACGGAAGGGCAAAGATGTGGGGCCTGATCGGCCTCGTGGTGCTGGTCGCCGTTGTCGTGGGGGGAGCCCTCGCATTCCGGACAGCCGTTGGGGTCCTTAAAGGCAAGGTGGTGCAGGCCTTGGGCACGGGGAGCGAGATCAAAGAACTGAGCGTGGGCTGGTCCGGGGTGGAGGTACAGGGCCTCCGGATCAAGGGGACCCCGGGGTGGCCGGCGAAGGACGCCCTGCGGGCCGAGCGGGTGGTCATCGTTCCTAGCCTGCTGAGTCTCCTCTCGGGCCGGGTTCAGGTGGGTTCGATCACTATCGACAGGCCGTACGTCTCGGCGTTCCGGACGCGAGACGGGAGGCTGCAAGTTGTTCCTACCCTGCTGGCACAGCGGGACACGGAGCAACAGGCATCGGGCAACGGATCGACGTCAGCCCCGACCGTTACTCTTTCGCGCATCACGTTACAGGACGGCGTGGTGGAGCTGTTCGACGCCACCGTCGCTCGGCCACCCTTCAAGATCCGCATGGAGCAGATCCAGGCCTCCATTCAGAACGTGGTCACTCCGACGCTCGAGGGGAAGACGAAATTCGACCTGACGGGTGTGGTGAAGGGCGTCCAGCAGGATGGGCGCGCAACCGTCTCTGGATGGGCCGAGGTGGTGAGCAAGGACTCCTCGGTAAAGGTCCGGCTTCGGTCCGTGGATCTGGTAACATTCCAACCCTACCTCAGCAAGGCGGCAGAGACGCGGCTCCGAAAGGGGGCTTTGGACTTGGACCTCGACTCCCGGGTGAGCAAGAAGCGGCTAAACGCGCCAGGAAGAGTGGTCATCTCGAATCTCGAGTTTGCTCGCGGCGGCGGCACGTTTATGGGTGTGCCAGCCTCGGCCGTGGTGAGCACCCTCAAGAATAAGGACGACAAGATTGAAGTAGACTTCGTGATCGAAGGTGACATCGACAATCCCCGGTTTTCCCTGAACGAATACTTCGCCAAGCGCGTCGGGTCGGCCCTGGTGGGAAGCATCCAGCGAGCGGAAGCCGTGGAAAAAGCCCTGGAGGCGACCGGCGAATCTGGTAAGGAAGCGGAGGGAGTTCTTAGGGAGGTTCAGGGGCTCTTCGGTGGCCCGAAAAAGAAGTAGGGTGGTCTTTCTCCAGAAATCAGACACGCCTTCTCGGGCATGCTCGGGAGGGCGTTTTTCTTTAGAAGAACGATGAATCCAACATTAGGTGAGCAAAGCGCGTGAGCGAGACATCCTGTGACATCGCGATCGTCGGTGGCGGGATCATCGGGCTGGCAACCGCCTTGGCTTTGTCCGAGCGGGTCCCGAGACTGCAGCTTGCCGTGCTGGAAAAGGAATCCCGCCTCGCTGCCCACCAGAGCAGTCACAACAGCGGCGTGATCCACGCCGGTATCTACTACACGCCGGGCTCGTACAAAGCGTGCCTCTGCGTCGAGGGGGTGAAGCTGATGCTCACCTTCTGCGACATGTATGGAATCCAGTACGAGCGCTGCGGCAAAGTCATCGTTGCGACCTCGCCTGAAGAACTACCTCGCCTCGCCCAACTTTACAAGCGTGGGGTAGCAAACGGCGTGGCGGGCTTGGAGCGGATCGGGCCGGAACGGGTCCGGGAGATCGAACCCCACGCCAATGCGCTGGCGGCCATCTACTTGCCTGCGACTGGCATCGTCGACTTTGGTAAGGTGTCGATGACGATGGCCAGCGTCCTGCGGGGTCGGGAGACGGCCATCCTCACCGGGGCGCGCGTCGGGCGGATCGTCAGTGCGAATGGAGGGGTCGTGCTTGAAACCGCCTCGGGAACCGTCCGCGCCCGCGCCCTCATTAACTGCGCCGGCCTGTATGCCGACCGGGTCGCCCGGTTGATGGGCGTGCGGACCGACGTTCGAATCATCCCATTCCGGGGGGAATACTACAACTTAGTGCCAGACCGGAGACATCTAGTTCGGGGACTCATTTACCCAGCTCCCGACCCTGCCTTCCCTTTCCTCGGCGTCCACTTTACCCGGACGATCCACGGAGGGGTCGAGGCCGGGCCGAATGCCGTCCTTGCGTTTGCCCGCGAGGGCTACACGTTCATGCACATCCGGCTCGGCGAGGTCGCCGGGATGCTCGCCTATCCTGGCTTTTGGCGGATGGCGGCGCGCTACTGGCGAATGGGACTCTACGAGCTCTACCGGTCACTCAGCAGGTCGGCGTTCGTTCGAGCCCTGCAGCGTTTGGTCCCAGAGATCAGTCCGGCCGACCTCGAACCAGGAGGTGCCGGTGTCCGGGCCCAGGCGGTCGAGAAGGATGGCGCCCTCGTCGACGACTTTCGAATTGTCGAAACTCCCAAAGCGATCCACGTCCTCAACGCCCCGTCTCCCGCGGCGACCGCTTCGCTGGCAATCGGTCGGCACATCGCCGACCTGGCGGCGCGGACCCTCATATCGTGATTGCAACTCTTCTTCGCCGTCCAGCCGAGCTTAGGCTGAACAACGGAGAAATATAAATAGTCGTCTCTCCTCGAGAAGCACTCGGTGGTGTGTCGCGGCAAATCTTGCCCACCGGAGACGTGCGCATGCGGCCGTGGGTGGCATTGGAATATCCCTCTGATAGTCGAGCCTGACAAAAAAGGATCACCGCGTGAGATGCACACAACCGGCGAGAAATAAGGGGTTTCTGGGGTATGGGGCCTACTTTCTGTAAGCTCTGAAGGGCTCCGTCACAGAAAGACACCTGGGAACCAACCGAGCATTTTGTATCTGGCATAAGGCTTGCCAGACCATATGGTTGGTTGAGCACGAGGTATGGGATGGGCGTTACGCGAACGCGCTATCCCGATCACAAATGAGGATCCGGAATTGAGCATGCATACGATCAAAGAATTTAGCGATAAGGAGCTCGAGGAACTTCAGGAGAAGGGAATCTCCCCGTACCACATTGCTCGTTTCCTCGAAGCCCTTCGGAACAATGTCGATCCCTCCTCGCTTCGTAGATTGTTCGCTCAGCAGGAAAGCGAGGAACAAGATCAGTCTGACTGGTACATTTGAATCCCGCCCGATTTACCCCTCTGTGTGTCCACTCGATAGGCTGACAAAACCTCTGGAATCAGGGCTGCGTTTCCTCCTAGCTCTCTCGGAAATACCAATTGCTTCGAGGATCATTCTGCCGATTGGGCGTGGCCATAATACAGTAGATGGAGTCGGGCAGGGCTCACCCCGAAGAAGTACAGAAACCGAAGCGTCCACATCAGAAGGACCGTCCTGAGGAGTCCCTCCTGCTCCCACTTCCGGACCGAGGCGGTCACTCGGAGGGGAAGGCAGGCGATACGTCCCCGACGCTTAAGGCGTTTCGTGAACTCTACATCCTCCATCAGCGGAATGTTAGGGTAGCCACCCATCTCTGCAAAGATTTTCTGCCTCACAAAGATGGCATGATCGCCGGTCGCGATCCGGGTCAGGCGGGAACGGAGGTTCATAAAAAATGCGATGACCTGCATGGCGAGCCTGGAACTCTCCAGGTTGATGTCGAATCGTCCACCGACGGTGTCGGGATCGGCCAGTGCCCCGCGGATGGCCTCTGAGGCCCCATGGGGTAAGACCGCATCGGCATGGAGGAAGAGGAGGACTTCTCCCTGGGCCTCGTGGACCCCGGCATTCATCTGCCTGGCCCTTCCCCTCGGGCTCATGACAGGCCGGGCAAAGGGAAACCGTCCCACCACCTGCAGAGTCTCATCTGTTGATCCCCCATCCACCACGATGACCTCTGCCCCGGGACACTTGTCGGGCAGGTCCGGCAAGAGCCGCTCGAGGTTAGGTGCCTCGTTGACGACGGGGATGATCACACTCAGCATCTGTGCACGACGGATTCGCCTGTCCTGGCAAGTCCACGTGAACCGGAGAACGATGACAGGACGTTACCTCATCTGAAACGGTTTATCAAGGGAGAGCCCGAGGTCCTGTTTCAGTAGATTCGAGGGCCGGAGAAGCAAGGATACCTGTACCATCCTTGGTGAGGTATCCGGTGGGACAATGGGTCGGAGGGCAAACTGGAGCGTGGGTACGGGACGAGGATGCCGTGGCACCCTCGTCCCGTTCGAGAAGGAAATGCACAGCTATCCCGGGTAGCGCGCGTATCGGGAGAATGTCAACCATATCGGGCTTATGCCTTCGGTACTCCTTGCCCAAAGTCGTCTCACGATTGCTCTCCCGTTATGCTCCCAATACAGCAGACCCATCTCCCGTAGCTTCTTCCTCGCCCGAGGGTCGCCGCGCTTTGCCCGGTTTAAGATGACAAGCTTT from Candidatus Methylomirabilota bacterium harbors:
- a CDS encoding YihY family inner membrane protein; translated protein: MSTGLHSYLDRLNTQILDEMWEVEPSQLSKVRRFLYPQLRLLYIVANGFVENNVPRQAAALTFTMLLSIAPFLAVTFSLLRAFGVPNRLQPFLVELLAPLGPSANEITTRLIGFVNNVDVGSLGAVGLIALFVTVVSLMGSIEQAFNQVWEVKTPRGLARKFTDYLSVLLVGPVLVFSAIAIFASVQSSALVQGLMDIEPFGTMILTSLRLVPYFMLWGALTFLYVFMPNTNVQMGSALIGGLVGAILWVTAGLVFATFVASSTRYYAIYSSFAILFLLLLWFYVGWVIVLLGAQVAFASQHLDTYQEGRKASMTSVADRERLVLHFMTLIGHNFYYGMEPWTAPALARRFNAPRQLITELLHTLTQEQLLVAASDGQGYVPARDLERIGLKEILDSLRTAGGPEELPNREGNKDMVDDVTEQVDRAVATTLAGKSLKSLVLSQPPPNPTSE
- a CDS encoding DUF748 domain-containing protein, with the protein product MGYLFITQKRAEAMVDGRAKMWGLIGLVVLVAVVVGGALAFRTAVGVLKGKVVQALGTGSEIKELSVGWSGVEVQGLRIKGTPGWPAKDALRAERVVIVPSLLSLLSGRVQVGSITIDRPYVSAFRTRDGRLQVVPTLLAQRDTEQQASGNGSTSAPTVTLSRITLQDGVVELFDATVARPPFKIRMEQIQASIQNVVTPTLEGKTKFDLTGVVKGVQQDGRATVSGWAEVVSKDSSVKVRLRSVDLVTFQPYLSKAAETRLRKGALDLDLDSRVSKKRLNAPGRVVISNLEFARGGGTFMGVPASAVVSTLKNKDDKIEVDFVIEGDIDNPRFSLNEYFAKRVGSALVGSIQRAEAVEKALEATGESGKEAEGVLREVQGLFGGPKKK
- the lhgO gene encoding L-2-hydroxyglutarate oxidase, coding for MSETSCDIAIVGGGIIGLATALALSERVPRLQLAVLEKESRLAAHQSSHNSGVIHAGIYYTPGSYKACLCVEGVKLMLTFCDMYGIQYERCGKVIVATSPEELPRLAQLYKRGVANGVAGLERIGPERVREIEPHANALAAIYLPATGIVDFGKVSMTMASVLRGRETAILTGARVGRIVSANGGVVLETASGTVRARALINCAGLYADRVARLMGVRTDVRIIPFRGEYYNLVPDRRHLVRGLIYPAPDPAFPFLGVHFTRTIHGGVEAGPNAVLAFAREGYTFMHIRLGEVAGMLAYPGFWRMAARYWRMGLYELYRSLSRSAFVRALQRLVPEISPADLEPGGAGVRAQAVEKDGALVDDFRIVETPKAIHVLNAPSPAATASLAIGRHIADLAARTLIS
- a CDS encoding TIGR04283 family arsenosugar biosynthesis glycosyltransferase, which encodes MLSVIIPVVNEAPNLERLLPDLPDKCPGAEVIVVDGGSTDETLQVVGRFPFARPVMSPRGRARQMNAGVHEAQGEVLLFLHADAVLPHGASEAIRGALADPDTVGGRFDINLESSRLAMQVIAFFMNLRSRLTRIATGDHAIFVRQKIFAEMGGYPNIPLMEDVEFTKRLKRRGRIACLPLRVTASVRKWEQEGLLRTVLLMWTLRFLYFFGVSPARLHLLYYGHAQSAE